From a single Arachnia propionica genomic region:
- a CDS encoding sugar ABC transporter permease encodes MRAGIVLTYLPRQSRPRNPLAGRSARTGMLFALPAFALFLVFRFGPAAAGILLSLFRFGVEGSFSWAGGENFARLIADPVFWRALSVTLTYVLFSVPVSIALSTVLALGLRRGFRGARFFRSVFFLPFITSLVLLGSVFKWIFSTDGPWSTLMAPLGLGGSWLGSTILVLPAVIVVGVWSRFGYGMLILVAALQDVPQDLEEAALMDGAGTWGRFRHVLLPTLRPALFFLAVLETTVAFQVFDVIYVMTGGGPANSSRSLSLFLYDQGFRYSDHGYASAVGVVLFIMTLSVALIQRVVLGRRS; translated from the coding sequence GTGAGAGCGGGCATCGTGCTCACCTACTTACCGCGGCAGAGCCGGCCCAGGAACCCACTGGCCGGGCGGAGTGCACGCACCGGCATGTTGTTCGCGCTGCCCGCATTCGCGCTGTTTCTCGTGTTCCGTTTCGGCCCGGCAGCCGCAGGAATCCTGCTGAGCCTCTTCAGGTTTGGCGTGGAGGGTTCGTTCTCCTGGGCCGGGGGTGAGAACTTCGCCCGGCTGATCGCCGATCCGGTGTTCTGGCGGGCACTGTCGGTAACCCTGACCTACGTGCTGTTCTCAGTTCCCGTTTCCATCGCTTTGTCAACTGTGCTGGCGCTGGGGTTACGGCGCGGGTTCCGTGGGGCGCGATTCTTCCGCTCGGTCTTCTTCCTGCCCTTCATCACGTCACTGGTGCTGCTCGGATCGGTCTTCAAATGGATCTTCTCCACCGACGGTCCCTGGTCGACGCTGATGGCCCCGCTCGGGCTGGGGGGTTCGTGGCTCGGCAGCACGATCCTGGTGCTTCCCGCCGTCATCGTGGTCGGCGTCTGGTCGCGCTTCGGGTACGGAATGCTGATCCTGGTGGCTGCTCTGCAGGACGTCCCGCAGGACCTGGAGGAGGCGGCCCTGATGGACGGCGCCGGGACCTGGGGACGGTTCCGTCACGTCCTTCTTCCGACCCTGAGGCCCGCCCTGTTCTTCCTGGCAGTGCTCGAGACCACCGTCGCCTTCCAGGTCTTCGACGTGATCTATGTCATGACCGGCGGCGGTCCGGCGAACTCCAGCCGCTCGCTGAGCCTGTTCCTCTACGACCAGGGGTTCCGCTACTCGGACCACGGGTACGCCTCCGCGGTCGGGGTGGTTCTGTTCATCATGACCCTCTCGGTGGCACTCATCCAGCGTGTCGTCCTGGGAAGGCGGTCATGA
- a CDS encoding carbohydrate ABC transporter permease has translation MIRTRSRHALRPCRFTVAIRWIGLSLMASACLFPFYAMIVLSLKSGTVELPGSLWPFSDVSLDSYRQVLSGQNLPRWLLNTVIYSVTSVVVVLFVSALAGYAFAKKRFPGREVMFWTFLSMVMVPFQVTVIPTFMLISTWKGINTYWGMIVPTLANAQAVFLMRQFIHGLPDELFEAARVDGAGEFTIFWRIVLPLSRPILATLGLFVLLWHWNDFLWPLIVGRRSEMWTLTVGVASLQQQTVPLNVTLAGSTVALLPLFMAYLVAQRHVQEGCTSTGIRG, from the coding sequence ATGATCCGCACCCGTTCCCGTCACGCCCTGCGCCCCTGCCGATTCACCGTCGCGATCCGGTGGATCGGGCTCTCGCTCATGGCCTCTGCCTGCCTGTTCCCCTTCTACGCGATGATCGTGCTGAGCCTGAAATCGGGCACGGTCGAACTACCCGGGTCGCTGTGGCCCTTCAGCGATGTCTCCCTCGACTCCTACCGGCAGGTGCTCTCCGGGCAGAATCTACCCAGATGGCTTCTCAACACCGTGATCTACTCGGTGACATCGGTGGTGGTCGTACTGTTCGTCTCGGCCTTGGCCGGCTACGCCTTCGCCAAGAAACGTTTCCCCGGTCGGGAGGTCATGTTCTGGACCTTCCTGTCCATGGTGATGGTGCCCTTCCAGGTCACGGTGATTCCCACGTTCATGCTCATCAGCACGTGGAAGGGAATCAACACCTACTGGGGGATGATCGTGCCAACCCTGGCGAACGCGCAGGCGGTGTTCCTGATGCGCCAGTTCATCCACGGGCTCCCCGACGAGTTGTTTGAGGCGGCCCGCGTCGACGGTGCGGGGGAGTTCACGATCTTCTGGCGCATTGTGCTGCCGCTCAGCAGACCGATCCTGGCTACCCTCGGGCTTTTCGTCCTCCTGTGGCACTGGAACGACTTCCTGTGGCCCCTGATCGTGGGCAGACGCAGCGAGATGTGGACCCTGACGGTCGGGGTCGCCTCGCTCCAACAGCAGACCGTGCCGTTGAACGTCACCCTCGCGGGCTCGACGGTGGCGCTGCTGCCACTCTTCATGGCGTACCTCGTGGCGCAACGTCATGTCCAGGAGGGATGCACAAGCACCGGAATCAGAGGATGA
- a CDS encoding NAD(P)-dependent oxidoreductase: MTTHAIPNKVTDETTLERLLASPRPELVTDLRSWSGDLVVLGAGGKMGPSLAKLARAGLDAAGRTGDVVHAVSRFPEDSLRRDLTEAGVNVIPFDLVANDDLSSLPEAAGVIHMVGAKFGAGNNPSWAWEINAALPDRVARRYRTSRIVTLSTGNVYPFVTPGSGGATEATPPEPVGEYAQSCLGRERVFGFAARTWGTPLSVIRLNYAIDLRYGVLADIATLIAVGEPVPITIGHVNVVWQGYANEVVLRSLTHASTEVFTINLTGPELLEVRDVAHRFAELLGTDARFTGSPGPTALLSDSTRCMTMFGRPNVTADRLIQWQAQWMLDGLPMTGKPTKWAVRDGRF, encoded by the coding sequence ATGACCACACACGCCATACCGAACAAAGTCACGGACGAGACGACATTGGAGCGGCTCCTGGCCAGCCCGCGCCCGGAACTCGTCACGGACCTCCGGAGCTGGTCGGGGGACCTGGTCGTGCTGGGGGCCGGGGGCAAAATGGGCCCCTCCCTGGCGAAACTGGCCCGGGCCGGGCTAGATGCCGCAGGACGTACGGGTGACGTCGTCCACGCGGTCTCCCGATTCCCCGAGGACAGCCTGCGTCGCGACCTGACCGAGGCCGGGGTAAACGTGATCCCCTTCGATCTGGTCGCGAACGACGACCTTTCCTCCCTGCCCGAGGCAGCCGGTGTGATCCACATGGTGGGTGCGAAATTCGGTGCCGGGAACAACCCGTCATGGGCGTGGGAGATCAACGCCGCGTTGCCGGATCGGGTGGCCCGCCGCTACCGCACATCCCGCATCGTGACGCTGTCCACCGGCAATGTCTACCCCTTCGTCACCCCCGGCAGCGGCGGGGCAACCGAGGCAACACCGCCCGAGCCCGTCGGGGAATATGCACAGTCCTGCTTGGGGCGGGAACGGGTGTTCGGGTTCGCGGCACGCACCTGGGGAACCCCGCTCAGCGTGATCCGTCTCAACTACGCCATCGACCTGCGCTACGGAGTGCTGGCCGACATCGCCACCCTCATCGCCGTGGGAGAACCCGTGCCGATCACAATCGGCCACGTCAATGTGGTCTGGCAGGGTTATGCGAACGAAGTGGTGCTCCGCAGCCTCACTCACGCCAGCACGGAGGTGTTCACGATCAACCTGACCGGCCCGGAACTGCTGGAGGTCCGGGACGTGGCGCACCGGTTCGCGGAGTTGTTGGGCACGGATGCGCGTTTCACCGGTTCCCCGGGACCGACGGCACTGCTGAGCGATTCCACGCGCTGCATGACGATGTTCGGTCGCCCCAACGTGACCGCTGACCGGTTGATTCAATGGCAGGCCCAATGGATGCTCGACGGACTTCCAATGACCGGGAAGCCCACGAAATGGGCGGTGCGGGACGGAAGGTTCTGA
- a CDS encoding NUDIX hydrolase, which translates to MSKKPKIVSAGGVVLREHTNGLQVLLIHRERYDDWSLPKGKGEADELLPETAIREIQEETGVTARLGLRLPSLRYKVGKRPKAVHYWRSSVLSQRPRRPDQEVSAVKWFPIDAALKKATYPDERAVIEAAVAAPPTNALLIVRHAKAMQRKHWSGDDRKRRLSGRGRDQANRLVDVLAAFGIERLVSSASARCKETLKPYAKTQKISIETYDQLTEESAAKNPKAVHKLMAELLKNLDRPTAVCGHRPVLPEMYAGLAVKEKPMVVSEVRALHFGPDGLVTMETFKPTA; encoded by the coding sequence ATGAGCAAGAAACCGAAGATCGTCTCTGCGGGGGGTGTGGTGCTGCGCGAGCACACCAACGGTCTCCAGGTGCTGCTGATCCACCGGGAACGCTACGACGACTGGTCACTGCCGAAGGGCAAGGGAGAGGCCGACGAGCTGCTACCAGAAACCGCCATCCGCGAGATCCAGGAGGAAACAGGCGTCACGGCACGGTTGGGGCTGCGGTTGCCGAGCCTGCGTTACAAGGTCGGCAAACGTCCCAAGGCGGTTCACTACTGGCGTTCCTCGGTGCTCTCACAGCGTCCCCGCCGACCCGACCAGGAGGTGTCGGCGGTGAAGTGGTTTCCCATCGATGCGGCTCTGAAGAAAGCCACCTACCCAGATGAACGCGCCGTGATCGAGGCGGCCGTCGCGGCCCCTCCGACGAATGCGCTGTTGATCGTCCGACACGCCAAGGCGATGCAACGCAAGCACTGGTCCGGCGACGACCGGAAACGCCGCCTCTCGGGCCGGGGGCGGGATCAGGCAAACCGCCTCGTCGACGTACTGGCGGCCTTCGGGATCGAACGTCTCGTCAGCTCCGCATCGGCACGCTGCAAGGAAACGCTCAAGCCCTACGCAAAAACCCAGAAGATCAGCATCGAGACCTACGACCAGCTCACCGAGGAATCCGCTGCGAAGAATCCAAAAGCAGTGCACAAACTCATGGCAGAGCTGCTGAAGAATCTTGATCGCCCGACGGCGGTGTGCGGCCACCGCCCGGTGCTTCCGGAGATGTACGCGGGCCTTGCCGTCAAGGAGAAACCGATGGTGGTCTCGGAGGTACGTGCTCTGCACTTCGGGCCCGACGGTCTGGTCACCATGGAAACCTTCAAGCCGACGGCGTAA
- a CDS encoding ROK family protein — translation MQSSTAIKAAAWLRDTGPAGITALARDLKLSRTSVENALAVLQRHDLIIEVPGRSHGAGRPARHYAFHAAGGLVAGVDIGVHSLRVVVADLAGTTLVASTTDGVDPTLDPATQLDTVIGQLGEAISGLDPGRLRAIGISLPGIIDRFGNVVASVIFPAWAGVDMVGELRARFGCPVIMDNGVRLATVAEHHMGSGRRFDDVLYLSVGTRIAAGMILGGYPRRGAHNVAGDIGRVAFRGLNERTGQIRWRDGRTAKEVFALARHQDAHARKELREFINELARGVATVVMAIDPAIVIIGGGMSLADEELLEPLREAMARHIGLPLGLPVIASRLGDEAAVHGALVFAFDQCAEHIYRVGALPPPTITPMAGKTAR, via the coding sequence ATGCAGTCCTCGACTGCGATCAAGGCCGCCGCGTGGCTGCGCGACACGGGTCCCGCTGGAATCACGGCCCTGGCCCGCGACCTGAAGTTGTCGCGTACATCCGTCGAGAATGCTCTCGCTGTTCTACAGCGTCACGATCTGATCATTGAGGTGCCGGGACGCTCCCACGGAGCTGGTCGTCCAGCCCGGCACTACGCGTTTCACGCTGCCGGCGGGCTGGTCGCCGGCGTCGACATCGGCGTCCACAGTCTGCGTGTCGTGGTGGCCGACCTGGCCGGCACCACCCTGGTCGCCTCCACCACCGACGGAGTGGACCCAACCCTCGACCCCGCAACACAGCTCGACACGGTCATCGGACAACTCGGTGAGGCGATATCCGGGTTGGATCCCGGGCGCCTGCGGGCGATCGGGATTTCCCTGCCCGGCATCATCGATAGGTTCGGCAATGTGGTCGCCTCCGTGATCTTTCCGGCCTGGGCGGGGGTCGACATGGTGGGAGAGCTGCGAGCACGGTTCGGTTGCCCCGTCATCATGGACAACGGGGTCCGGCTGGCCACCGTCGCCGAACACCACATGGGCTCCGGTCGACGTTTCGACGATGTCTTGTATCTGTCCGTGGGAACCCGGATCGCCGCGGGAATGATCCTGGGAGGCTATCCACGACGGGGGGCGCACAATGTGGCCGGGGACATCGGACGGGTCGCGTTCCGCGGGCTCAATGAACGCACCGGGCAGATTCGATGGCGCGATGGTCGCACCGCCAAGGAGGTGTTCGCGCTCGCCCGCCACCAGGATGCGCACGCCCGGAAGGAGCTGCGCGAGTTCATCAACGAGTTGGCTCGGGGAGTCGCGACGGTGGTGATGGCCATCGACCCCGCGATCGTGATCATCGGCGGTGGCATGTCCCTGGCCGACGAGGAACTGCTCGAACCGCTCCGGGAAGCGATGGCCCGCCACATCGGTCTGCCCCTCGGATTGCCCGTCATCGCATCCCGTTTGGGGGATGAGGCGGCGGTGCACGGAGCTCTCGTCTTCGCCTTCGACCAGTGCGCCGAACACATCTACCGGGTCGGCGCCCTGCCGCCCCCCACGATCACCCCGATGGCTGGAAAAACCGCTCGGTGA
- a CDS encoding beta-N-acetylhexosaminidase: protein MPSLIPFPAAVEWEGAEHTLTERSTIGCRAGAGPEETGAARAARLVLSTTTSLPLPVAEKPDILVGIDTGLPTEGYRLEVRPDGVTIAAADRRGALWAAQTLLQLGGDDVYTAPLGGTVKVATARIEDAPRFAWRGAMIDSARHFLQVAEILDFIDWMARHKLNILHWHLTDDQGWRVASEHYPLLAEKASWRPHTVNLTWGGDGTPHGGCYTISQIAAVAEYARQRGIGIVPEIDLPGHATALFSAYPGIATDPAAVTGVACHPDVFDNVLNFSPEALDFAHGIWSEVLEATGARYAHIGGDEVPTAQWEASEEVKRRAVGFGVDDVTSLQRWFTLHMRDWLLQRGVTPIGWDEVIGDGPVAGMVCQAWRGAEHGVKAAEQGMDVIMSPNTHTYFDYYQSDLPGEPYAQPATTTLEQVYGFDPVEGMPPGAAERVLGTQFQLWSEFLPTYRAVQYAAWPRGCALAEVAWSQPEGRDFADFTSRLSGHLKRFDAAGLGHRPLTGPHPWQEGGTGWRCRPPEEKDR from the coding sequence ATGCCGTCCCTGATACCGTTTCCTGCCGCTGTCGAATGGGAAGGAGCGGAGCACACGCTGACCGAGCGCAGCACGATCGGTTGCCGCGCCGGGGCAGGACCGGAGGAGACCGGGGCCGCACGGGCAGCGCGGCTGGTGTTGTCCACGACCACGAGTCTGCCGCTGCCTGTCGCCGAGAAGCCGGACATTCTCGTCGGGATCGACACCGGTCTGCCCACCGAGGGTTACCGACTCGAGGTGCGTCCTGACGGCGTGACCATTGCCGCGGCCGACCGCCGGGGCGCCCTGTGGGCGGCCCAGACCCTGCTGCAACTCGGAGGCGACGACGTCTACACCGCACCGCTGGGAGGTACGGTGAAGGTGGCGACCGCGCGGATCGAGGATGCGCCCCGGTTCGCGTGGCGTGGCGCGATGATCGACTCGGCCCGGCACTTCCTGCAGGTGGCGGAAATCCTCGACTTCATCGACTGGATGGCCCGCCACAAACTCAACATCCTCCACTGGCACCTCACCGACGACCAGGGCTGGCGGGTCGCTTCGGAGCACTACCCGCTGCTTGCGGAGAAAGCCAGCTGGCGTCCCCACACCGTGAACCTGACGTGGGGTGGTGACGGCACCCCGCACGGCGGCTGCTACACCATTTCCCAGATTGCCGCTGTCGCCGAGTACGCCCGGCAACGCGGCATCGGGATCGTCCCCGAGATCGACCTACCCGGGCACGCCACAGCCCTGTTCTCTGCCTATCCCGGGATTGCCACCGACCCTGCGGCGGTCACTGGGGTGGCGTGCCACCCGGATGTCTTCGACAACGTCCTCAACTTCTCACCCGAGGCCCTCGATTTCGCGCACGGGATCTGGTCCGAGGTACTGGAAGCCACCGGTGCACGCTATGCCCACATCGGCGGTGACGAGGTTCCGACTGCGCAGTGGGAGGCCTCCGAGGAAGTGAAGCGACGGGCTGTGGGGTTCGGCGTCGACGACGTCACCTCGCTCCAGCGCTGGTTCACGCTGCACATGCGCGACTGGCTTTTGCAGCGCGGGGTCACCCCCATCGGATGGGACGAGGTGATCGGCGACGGGCCCGTCGCAGGCATGGTGTGCCAGGCGTGGCGGGGCGCGGAGCACGGCGTCAAGGCCGCCGAGCAGGGCATGGACGTGATCATGAGCCCCAACACTCACACCTACTTCGACTACTACCAGTCCGATCTGCCGGGTGAACCCTACGCGCAGCCTGCCACCACCACCCTGGAACAGGTGTACGGGTTCGACCCGGTCGAGGGCATGCCGCCCGGGGCGGCGGAGCGTGTGCTGGGAACGCAGTTCCAGCTCTGGTCGGAGTTCCTGCCCACCTACCGGGCCGTGCAGTACGCGGCCTGGCCGCGCGGCTGTGCGCTGGCGGAGGTGGCGTGGTCGCAGCCGGAGGGACGGGATTTCGCCGACTTCACCTCCCGGCTTTCGGGACACCTCAAGCGTTTCGACGCGGCGGGTCTGGGGCACCGTCCCCTGACCGGCCCGCACCCCTGGCAGGAGGGCGGTACCGGGTGGCGCTGCCGCCCACCCGAGGAAAAGGATCGTTAA
- a CDS encoding ABC transporter substrate-binding protein: MRKLLRVAALGLAALIILSGCADGTTGSDEQTVTVWAYPTISDDARHKELWANLVSRFNETNPEVKIDVEIFPWAKRDEALQTAITSDTAPDLVYLVPDQLSSYEASIEPMNTYLEQDRRNTLLPNVAQAVTAGDRLLGAPMLISSNPLVCSATAFRAAGVMTYPSTWEDITEMAPRFTEKGMYAITYSADPGQTLNMSFYPLLWQAGGSVFDADEQIAFNSPQGVRALEFLTALARGNALEPDSLTTALNTEQTEFAAGRSGCTWSIPAVDLTPVLGEENVVVLPPLIDEQSVAYGTVGSLSLLKSSRNKEAAGRFAAFATDPVNSIDYLRAGGYFSPAAGATPLYAGSPLQSRVEQTLPTVRFGEQNHAARQVMGVLSPEIQAALLGQKSPRQALADAAEAAKPLLR; the protein is encoded by the coding sequence ATGAGAAAGCTCTTACGGGTAGCGGCGCTGGGCCTGGCGGCGCTAATCATCTTGAGCGGATGCGCCGACGGTACCACGGGATCCGATGAGCAGACGGTCACGGTGTGGGCATATCCGACCATCAGCGACGACGCCCGCCACAAGGAGCTATGGGCGAACCTGGTCTCCAGGTTCAACGAGACCAACCCGGAGGTCAAGATCGATGTCGAAATCTTTCCCTGGGCGAAGCGTGACGAGGCCCTCCAGACCGCAATCACATCGGACACTGCTCCCGATCTGGTCTATCTCGTGCCGGATCAGCTCTCCAGCTACGAGGCCTCGATCGAGCCGATGAACACCTACCTCGAGCAGGACCGCAGGAACACGTTGCTCCCCAACGTCGCGCAGGCCGTCACCGCAGGAGACAGGCTGTTGGGCGCTCCAATGCTGATCAGCTCCAACCCCTTGGTGTGCAGCGCCACGGCCTTCCGGGCCGCCGGAGTCATGACATATCCGAGTACCTGGGAGGACATCACCGAGATGGCGCCCCGGTTCACGGAGAAAGGCATGTACGCCATCACCTACTCGGCTGATCCGGGCCAGACTCTCAACATGTCGTTCTACCCCCTGCTGTGGCAGGCCGGAGGATCCGTCTTCGACGCAGATGAACAGATCGCCTTCAATTCCCCCCAAGGGGTCCGGGCACTCGAGTTCCTGACCGCACTGGCACGGGGCAACGCCCTCGAGCCCGATTCCCTCACAACCGCCCTCAACACCGAACAAACCGAGTTCGCTGCGGGACGTTCCGGCTGCACGTGGTCAATCCCTGCCGTCGATCTGACTCCGGTTCTGGGCGAGGAGAACGTCGTGGTCCTGCCACCGCTCATCGATGAACAGTCGGTGGCCTACGGCACAGTCGGCTCCCTGTCGCTGCTCAAGAGTTCCCGGAACAAGGAGGCCGCGGGAAGGTTCGCAGCATTCGCGACCGATCCCGTGAACTCCATCGACTACCTGCGAGCCGGGGGGTACTTCTCCCCCGCGGCAGGAGCCACGCCACTGTACGCCGGCAGCCCGCTCCAGAGCAGAGTCGAGCAAACCCTTCCCACCGTCCGATTCGGAGAGCAGAATCACGCCGCACGTCAGGTCATGGGGGTGCTCTCCCCCGAGATCCAGGCTGCGCTGCTGGGACAGAAATCGCCACGGCAGGCCCTGGCGGACGCCGCCGAGGCCGCGAAACCGCTCCTCCGGTGA
- a CDS encoding RNA degradosome polyphosphate kinase, protein MSGHRNEKLPKHRYLDRELAWLDFNNRVLDLARDAQRIPLLERVKFLAIFSSNLDEFFMVRVAGLKRRIQAGVAVTTITGARPGQLHASILQRTAELAAEQSRLFQQEIRPQLHAEGIEILTWDELTAAEKDRMRTLFGERIFPVLTPLAVDPSHPFPYISGLSVNLAVLLRNPATGASQFARVKVPTNLSRFVKLAEGRFLPLEEIISRHLGQLFAGMEVLDHATFRVTRNEDIEVEEDDAENLLYALEKELLRRKVGRPPVRLEVEEDIDETMLATIISELDVAPGEVFHLPTPLDLTGLFALEDSRREDLKYPGFLPITHPDLAEVESASPADMFKALKRRDVLVQHPYDSFATSVQRFIEQAAADPAVLAIKQTLYRTSGDSPIVDALIEAAQAGKQVLAVVEIKARFDEQNNISWARQLEQAGVHVVYGMVGLKTHCKLSLVVREESGGLRRYAHVGTGNYHPKTARSYEDMGLLTANPVITDDVARLFNHLSGITHQTEYRRLLVAPHGIRSGLLERIETEIANHAAGLPSGIRIKVNSIVDEAVIDALYRASRAGVKVDVWVRGICTIRPGVEGLSESIRVRSILGRFLEHSRIYWFEAGGQPNVGIGSADLMHRNLDRRVEAVVGLSNPVHIARIRDLFDRAFDDRTAHWELQDRTWSVHTTGPDGQPLTDLQEELIRLTRERRRR, encoded by the coding sequence GTGAGCGGACACAGGAATGAGAAGCTCCCGAAACACCGTTACCTGGACCGGGAGCTGGCCTGGCTGGACTTCAACAACCGGGTTCTGGACCTTGCCCGCGATGCACAGCGCATCCCGCTTCTGGAGCGCGTAAAATTCCTGGCAATCTTCTCCAGTAACCTCGACGAGTTCTTCATGGTGCGGGTCGCGGGGCTGAAACGCCGCATCCAGGCCGGGGTGGCGGTGACCACCATCACCGGTGCCCGGCCAGGTCAGTTGCACGCATCGATCCTGCAACGCACCGCCGAGCTCGCCGCCGAACAGTCCCGCTTGTTCCAGCAGGAGATCCGACCCCAGCTGCACGCCGAAGGCATCGAGATCCTCACGTGGGACGAACTGACCGCTGCGGAAAAAGATCGGATGCGCACCTTGTTCGGGGAACGCATCTTCCCGGTGCTGACCCCCCTCGCGGTGGACCCATCACACCCATTCCCCTACATCTCCGGGCTGTCGGTGAACCTGGCGGTGCTGCTGCGCAATCCCGCAACGGGCGCCAGTCAGTTCGCCCGCGTGAAGGTGCCCACCAACCTGTCACGATTCGTGAAACTCGCGGAGGGGCGCTTCCTGCCCCTGGAGGAGATCATCTCCCGGCACCTCGGGCAGCTGTTCGCGGGCATGGAGGTGCTGGACCACGCCACCTTCCGCGTCACCCGCAACGAGGACATCGAGGTGGAGGAGGACGACGCCGAGAATCTTCTCTACGCGTTGGAGAAGGAGCTGCTACGACGCAAGGTGGGCCGTCCCCCCGTGCGCCTGGAGGTGGAAGAGGACATCGATGAGACGATGCTGGCCACCATCATCAGCGAACTGGACGTTGCCCCCGGCGAGGTCTTCCACCTGCCCACTCCTCTCGACCTAACGGGTCTGTTCGCCCTGGAGGACTCACGTCGCGAGGATCTCAAATACCCGGGTTTCCTTCCGATCACCCACCCGGACCTGGCGGAGGTGGAGTCGGCCTCGCCCGCCGACATGTTCAAGGCGTTGAAGCGCCGCGACGTGCTGGTGCAGCATCCCTACGACTCGTTCGCCACCAGCGTGCAGCGGTTCATCGAGCAGGCCGCCGCCGATCCCGCGGTGCTGGCCATCAAACAGACCTTGTACCGCACCTCCGGCGACTCCCCCATCGTTGACGCCCTCATTGAGGCCGCCCAGGCGGGAAAACAGGTGCTCGCCGTGGTGGAGATCAAGGCTCGTTTCGACGAGCAGAACAACATCTCCTGGGCCAGGCAGCTGGAGCAGGCGGGGGTGCACGTCGTCTACGGCATGGTCGGGTTGAAAACCCACTGCAAGCTGTCCCTGGTGGTGCGTGAGGAATCCGGAGGGCTGCGCCGCTACGCCCACGTGGGCACCGGCAATTACCATCCCAAGACCGCCCGCAGCTACGAGGACATGGGATTGTTGACCGCCAATCCTGTCATCACCGACGACGTGGCGCGCCTGTTCAACCACCTGTCCGGAATCACCCACCAGACCGAGTACCGCCGACTGCTCGTCGCCCCACACGGCATCCGCAGCGGCCTGCTGGAACGCATCGAAACCGAAATCGCCAACCACGCCGCGGGTCTGCCGTCGGGAATCCGCATCAAGGTGAACTCCATCGTCGACGAGGCCGTCATCGACGCCCTCTACCGCGCTTCCCGGGCGGGGGTGAAAGTGGACGTGTGGGTGCGGGGTATCTGCACCATCCGGCCCGGTGTGGAGGGGCTGAGCGAGAGCATCCGGGTGCGTTCCATCCTGGGACGGTTTCTGGAACACTCCCGCATCTACTGGTTCGAGGCGGGCGGGCAGCCGAACGTCGGGATTGGTTCCGCGGATCTGATGCACCGCAACCTGGACCGGCGCGTCGAGGCCGTCGTCGGGTTGTCGAATCCGGTGCACATCGCCCGCATCAGGGACCTCTTCGATCGCGCCTTCGACGACCGAACCGCACACTGGGAGCTGCAGGACCGCACCTGGTCGGTCCACACCACCGGCCCTGACGGCCAGCCACTGACAGACCTGCAGGAGGAGCTGATCCGGCTCACCCGCGAGAGGCGACGTCGATGA
- a CDS encoding hydroxyacid dehydrogenase, whose translation MRNHPVLLAVVPEALSREFFDKTSRGLLQDAAVALGGTAMFRVDSFPGDINLDEVRVLVTSWGLSHLGAELLDRMPSLGLVAHTGASIRSFITDEVFARGISVTQAGQAMAPAVAEVSLAFTLTLLHRIHRMDHAMHEGTWPDATVFGTQHELSGSVITVVGASRTGRAYLSLLRALEARPLIVDPTLDPAEASRLGAELVPLDEGLKRARIVALHAPSLPTTRHLLGTRELALMPDGAGLVNTARSWLVDEQALLAEVRSGRLDAAIDVFDEEPLPPDSELRTLPNVVVTPHRAAGTHEGRLRQGLIVAGEVHAWARGLPLAHSVDAHRLRLMA comes from the coding sequence ATGCGCAACCACCCCGTCCTGCTCGCGGTCGTGCCTGAGGCTCTGTCTCGGGAGTTCTTCGACAAGACCTCCCGTGGCCTGCTCCAGGACGCCGCCGTCGCCCTGGGTGGCACCGCCATGTTCCGGGTCGATTCCTTCCCCGGAGACATCAACCTCGATGAGGTACGAGTGCTCGTCACGAGCTGGGGATTGTCTCACCTGGGGGCTGAGCTGCTGGACCGGATGCCATCGCTCGGACTCGTGGCCCACACCGGGGCCAGCATCCGGTCGTTCATCACCGATGAGGTGTTCGCCCGCGGCATCAGCGTCACGCAGGCAGGACAGGCCATGGCACCCGCCGTCGCGGAGGTGTCGCTGGCGTTCACCCTGACCCTCCTGCACCGGATTCATCGCATGGACCACGCGATGCACGAGGGCACCTGGCCTGACGCGACCGTCTTCGGCACACAGCACGAGCTCAGCGGGTCGGTGATCACCGTGGTGGGCGCGTCCAGGACGGGACGGGCCTACCTGTCGCTACTTCGCGCACTGGAGGCCCGTCCGCTGATCGTTGATCCGACCCTGGATCCCGCGGAGGCCTCACGGCTCGGAGCGGAACTGGTGCCCCTGGATGAGGGACTCAAACGGGCACGGATCGTGGCGCTGCACGCCCCATCACTGCCCACGACCCGACACCTGCTGGGAACCCGCGAACTGGCGTTGATGCCGGACGGGGCGGGCCTGGTTAACACGGCACGGTCGTGGCTGGTGGACGAGCAGGCGCTGCTCGCCGAGGTGCGGTCGGGCCGGTTGGATGCAGCGATCGACGTGTTCGACGAGGAACCCCTGCCCCCCGACAGCGAGTTGCGCACCCTACCGAACGTGGTCGTGACCCCGCATCGCGCGGCAGGAACTCACGAGGGCAGGCTCCGGCAGGGACTGATCGTCGCAGGGGAGGTCCACGCCTGGGCGCGTGGTCTTCCCCTCGCCCACTCTGTCGATGCACACCGCCTGCGCCTGATGGCTTGA